From a region of the Geothrix sp. 21YS21S-2 genome:
- a CDS encoding response regulator — MTEKKNVLVVDDDIDLLEQVAFVLASEGYHVIKAQGQKEGEEALLATIPDLAVLDLMMENMDSGFVLCHHVKRLYPETPVILLTAVKAATGLDFHPQSDEAASWVKADLVMDKPVRPEQLRAEARRLMKL; from the coding sequence ATGACCGAGAAGAAGAACGTCCTTGTAGTCGACGACGACATCGACCTGCTCGAGCAGGTGGCCTTCGTGCTCGCATCGGAGGGCTACCACGTCATCAAGGCCCAGGGCCAGAAGGAGGGGGAGGAGGCGCTCCTTGCCACCATCCCCGACCTGGCGGTCCTGGACCTGATGATGGAGAACATGGATTCGGGGTTCGTGCTGTGCCACCATGTGAAACGCCTTTATCCCGAGACTCCCGTGATCCTGCTCACCGCCGTCAAGGCCGCCACCGGCCTCGACTTCCACCCCCAGTCCGACGAGGCCGCCTCCTGGGTCAAGGCGGACCTGGTGATGGACAAGCCGGTCAGGCCCGAGCAGCTCCGGGCCGAGGCCCGGAGACTGATGAAACTCTGA
- the nuoE gene encoding NADH-quinone oxidoreductase subunit NuoE produces MADMKSVETILEGHPDAGRDHLIPILQEVQAAEGYLSKAAITRVGIALDLPASKIFGVATFYNMFRFQPRGKFHVMVCRGTACHVKGSKRVLDMVEKVLKIAPGETSRDGLFSLEVVACMGACGLAPVVNINGQFHAKVTPMKLQRILEECRSEEFSHV; encoded by the coding sequence ATGGCCGACATGAAGAGCGTTGAGACCATCCTCGAGGGTCACCCGGACGCCGGGCGCGACCATCTCATCCCCATCCTGCAGGAGGTCCAGGCAGCGGAAGGCTACCTGTCCAAGGCCGCCATCACCCGCGTGGGCATCGCGCTGGATCTTCCCGCCAGCAAGATCTTCGGGGTCGCCACCTTCTACAACATGTTCCGGTTCCAGCCGCGCGGGAAGTTCCACGTGATGGTCTGCCGGGGCACCGCCTGCCACGTCAAGGGCAGCAAGCGCGTCCTGGACATGGTGGAGAAGGTCCTCAAGATCGCCCCCGGCGAGACCAGCCGGGACGGCCTGTTCAGCCTGGAGGTCGTGGCCTGCATGGGAGCCTGCGGCCTGGCGCCGGTGGTGAACATCAACGGCCAGTTCCACGCCAAGGTCACCCCCATGAAGCTGCAGCGCATCCTGGAAGAATGCCGCTCGGAGGAGTTCAGCCATGTCTAG
- a CDS encoding TM1266 family iron-only hydrogenase system putative regulator, which yields MTKRLGVVGIVVEDLASAPEVNAILHDSASLIVGRMGIPYRERGVSIVSLIVDGTTDELSALTGRLGRVPGIAVKTALAREVPASSKES from the coding sequence ATGACGAAGCGCCTCGGGGTCGTGGGAATCGTCGTCGAGGACCTCGCCTCGGCGCCGGAGGTCAACGCCATCCTCCATGATTCGGCCTCCCTCATCGTGGGGCGCATGGGGATCCCCTACCGGGAGCGCGGCGTGTCCATCGTCTCCCTCATCGTCGACGGCACGACCGACGAGCTCAGCGCCCTCACCGGGCGCCTGGGGCGCGTTCCCGGCATCGCCGTCAAGACCGCCCTGGCCCGGGAGGTCCCCGCTTCAAGCAAGGAGTCCTGA
- a CDS encoding NADH-ubiquinone oxidoreductase-F iron-sulfur binding region domain-containing protein yields the protein MSSGSKVSCWDVPARPAPALLAALKDGPFKGEGVENLIAGLRRERVERPVIFVGAGTCGLGAGAGKTLAKVRDWCAAKGMDADIKEVGCIGLCSEEPLVDIQVPGKARVSFSSITADKVDALLDGFFAGRMPLDWVLGDFPAEGLESWPKVRPLAEHPFLALQKRWVLANSGLLDFRSIDEYIARGGYSALHKTLTTRTRQEVVDDVLASGLRGRGGAGFPTGRKWQMALASPGDQKYMICNADEGDPGAFMDRAVCESDPHRLLEGMVTGCYAIGASRAYIYIRAEYPLAIENLKIAMAQAKAYGLLGENILGSGFSLDIIIKMGAGAFVCGEETALIHSIEGKRGMPRPRPPYPIQSGVFGKPTVINNVETFANVPTIMQNGPEAFAALGTAGSKGTKVFALSGMVRRTGLVEVPMGTKIRDVVFAVGGGIPNGKKAKAVQIGGPSGGCIPEPQMDVACDYEELKSFGAIMGSGGLVVMDENTCMVDLAKFFMEFIQSESCGKCIPCREGTKQMLDILQAITQNRRAEEGLDALLRVRGVMVLKELGEAIQKSSLCGLGQTAPNPVLSTLKWFRDEYEAHIYERRCPAGACRELVGAPCQAGCPVGTEVWKYVAHVALGEYDDAYQAIRGANPFPSVCARVCNHPCEAGCRCGTTGGDPIAIRDLKRFVVDRVDPKVFKMSARPAKPGAPRVAVVGAGPAGLTAAHALGMKGYKVTVFEREHRPGGMLVAGIPSYRLPRNVLNAEIDSLINENVTLELNKAMGRDFTVQSLKEEGYQAVYLALGAHQSKRLGLPGDDAKGILPGIRFLKAFNLHGESLGRGRVGIIGGGNSALDAARVAIRQKDVTDVTVYYRRTRNEMPAYQEEIEAALEEGIRLETLVTPLAVKAEDGVLKGIEFLRNELGDKDESGRARPVPIPGSEFTAELDTLVVAISEEPETGALEGFKVKSWGGLVINPESYITSQKRVFGGGDVVTGPSTVIEAVAAGKNAAVMIDRQLTGRQLRALPRVALPTVYVPPFSTDEEEGEGPGRAHPEHLPVAERCGNFREVDLCLTEERALCEARRCLRCDIEFTQPV from the coding sequence ATGTCTAGCGGATCCAAGGTCTCCTGCTGGGACGTCCCGGCCCGTCCCGCCCCCGCGCTTCTCGCGGCCCTCAAGGACGGCCCCTTCAAGGGCGAAGGCGTCGAGAACCTCATCGCCGGCCTGCGCCGGGAGCGGGTCGAAAGGCCCGTGATCTTCGTGGGCGCGGGCACCTGCGGCCTGGGCGCCGGGGCCGGCAAGACCCTCGCCAAGGTCCGCGACTGGTGCGCGGCCAAGGGGATGGACGCCGACATCAAGGAAGTGGGCTGCATCGGCCTGTGCTCCGAGGAGCCCCTGGTGGACATCCAGGTGCCGGGCAAGGCGCGGGTGAGCTTCTCCTCCATCACCGCCGACAAGGTGGACGCGCTCCTGGACGGGTTCTTCGCGGGCCGCATGCCCTTGGACTGGGTCCTGGGCGACTTCCCCGCCGAAGGGCTCGAGTCCTGGCCCAAGGTCAGGCCCCTGGCCGAGCATCCCTTCCTGGCCCTCCAGAAGCGCTGGGTGCTGGCCAACTCCGGCCTCCTCGACTTCCGGTCCATCGACGAGTACATCGCCCGGGGCGGCTACTCCGCCCTGCACAAGACCCTCACGACCCGGACCCGCCAGGAGGTGGTGGACGACGTGCTGGCCTCGGGGCTGCGGGGCAGGGGCGGGGCGGGCTTCCCCACCGGCCGCAAGTGGCAGATGGCCCTGGCCTCGCCGGGCGACCAGAAGTACATGATCTGCAACGCCGACGAGGGCGACCCCGGCGCCTTCATGGACCGCGCGGTGTGCGAGAGCGATCCCCACCGCCTCCTGGAGGGCATGGTCACGGGCTGCTACGCCATCGGCGCCTCCAGGGCCTACATCTACATCCGGGCCGAGTACCCCCTGGCCATCGAGAACCTGAAGATCGCCATGGCCCAGGCCAAGGCCTACGGGCTTTTGGGCGAGAACATCCTGGGCAGCGGCTTCAGCCTGGACATCATCATCAAGATGGGCGCCGGCGCCTTCGTGTGCGGCGAGGAGACCGCCCTCATCCACTCCATCGAGGGCAAGCGCGGCATGCCGCGGCCCCGGCCCCCCTATCCCATCCAGTCCGGCGTCTTCGGCAAGCCCACGGTCATCAACAACGTGGAGACCTTCGCCAACGTGCCGACCATCATGCAGAACGGGCCCGAGGCCTTCGCGGCCCTGGGCACGGCGGGCAGCAAGGGCACCAAGGTCTTCGCCCTGTCGGGCATGGTCCGGCGCACGGGCCTGGTGGAAGTGCCCATGGGCACGAAGATCCGCGACGTGGTCTTCGCCGTGGGCGGCGGCATCCCCAACGGCAAGAAGGCCAAGGCCGTGCAGATCGGCGGGCCCTCCGGGGGCTGCATCCCCGAGCCCCAGATGGACGTGGCCTGCGACTACGAGGAACTGAAGTCCTTCGGCGCCATCATGGGCTCCGGCGGCCTGGTGGTCATGGACGAGAACACCTGCATGGTGGACCTGGCCAAGTTCTTCATGGAGTTCATCCAGAGCGAGAGCTGCGGCAAGTGCATCCCCTGCCGGGAGGGTACCAAGCAGATGCTGGACATCCTCCAGGCCATCACCCAGAACCGCCGGGCCGAGGAGGGCCTCGACGCCCTCCTGCGGGTGCGCGGGGTCATGGTGCTCAAGGAGCTGGGCGAGGCCATCCAGAAGAGCAGCCTCTGCGGGCTGGGCCAGACGGCGCCCAACCCGGTGCTGTCGACCCTGAAGTGGTTCCGGGACGAGTACGAGGCCCACATCTACGAGCGCCGCTGCCCCGCCGGGGCCTGCCGGGAGCTGGTGGGCGCGCCCTGCCAGGCCGGGTGCCCCGTGGGCACGGAAGTGTGGAAGTACGTGGCCCACGTGGCCCTCGGGGAATACGACGACGCCTACCAGGCCATCCGCGGCGCCAATCCCTTCCCCTCGGTGTGCGCGCGCGTCTGCAACCACCCCTGCGAGGCCGGCTGCCGCTGCGGCACCACCGGCGGCGATCCCATCGCCATCCGCGACCTCAAGCGGTTCGTGGTGGACCGCGTGGATCCCAAGGTCTTCAAGATGTCCGCCAGGCCCGCCAAGCCGGGCGCGCCCCGGGTGGCGGTGGTGGGCGCGGGGCCCGCGGGCCTCACGGCCGCCCACGCCCTGGGCATGAAGGGCTACAAGGTCACCGTCTTCGAGCGCGAGCACCGCCCCGGAGGCATGCTGGTGGCGGGCATCCCCAGCTACCGCCTGCCCCGCAACGTCCTCAACGCCGAGATCGACAGCCTCATCAACGAGAACGTCACCCTCGAGCTGAACAAGGCCATGGGCAGGGACTTCACGGTGCAGAGCCTGAAGGAGGAAGGGTACCAGGCCGTCTACCTGGCCCTGGGCGCCCACCAGAGCAAGCGCCTGGGACTTCCGGGCGACGACGCCAAGGGGATCCTCCCCGGCATCCGGTTCCTCAAGGCCTTCAACCTCCACGGCGAGTCCCTGGGCAGGGGCCGCGTGGGCATCATCGGGGGCGGCAACAGCGCCCTGGACGCGGCCCGGGTCGCCATCCGCCAGAAGGACGTGACGGACGTGACGGTCTACTACCGCCGCACCCGCAACGAGATGCCCGCCTACCAGGAGGAGATCGAGGCCGCGCTGGAGGAGGGCATCCGCCTGGAGACCCTGGTCACGCCGCTGGCCGTGAAGGCGGAGGACGGCGTCCTCAAGGGCATCGAGTTCCTGCGCAACGAACTGGGCGACAAGGACGAGAGCGGGCGCGCCCGGCCCGTGCCCATCCCGGGCAGCGAGTTCACGGCCGAGCTGGACACCCTGGTGGTGGCCATCTCCGAGGAGCCCGAGACCGGCGCCCTGGAGGGCTTCAAGGTGAAGTCCTGGGGCGGGCTGGTGATCAACCCCGAGTCCTACATCACCTCCCAGAAGCGGGTCTTCGGGGGCGGCGACGTGGTGACCGGGCCCAGCACCGTCATCGAGGCCGTGGCCGCGGGCAAGAACGCCGCGGTGATGATCGACCGGCAGCTCACGGGGCGCCAGCTCAGGGCCCTGCCCAGGGTGGCGCTGCCGACGGTCTACGTGCCGCCCTTCTCCACCGACGAGGAGGAGGGCGAGGGACCCGGACGGGCCCACCCGGAGCACCTGCCCGTGGCCGAGCGCTGCGGGAACTTCCGGGAGGTGGACCTGTGCCTCACCGAGGAGCGCGCCCTTTGCGAAGCCCGTCGCTGCCTGCGCTGCGACATCGAATTCACCCAACCGGTCTAG
- a CDS encoding NADH-dependent [FeFe] hydrogenase, group A6 gives MLAIEANGQKLEAKKGDTILQALKRGGIHVPTICHMEGLLPSGTCRMCVVEVEGAPGLVPACSFPAAEGMRIHTSTPTVLKTRKAIVELLLSNHPDDCLYCARNGKCDLSDLAREHGIRNRVFRGLRKRKEKDISSPSIVRDPEKCILCGKCVRVCEEVQGVSAIDFINRGSKAFVGTAFDEGMNVSCCINCGQCILVCPTAALTERSYVDEVMRVLADPGKTVVVQHAPAVSVSIAEEFGFKPGTDIDGQMVAALRRVGFKRVFDTSFTADLTIMEEGSELIQRITEGGPLPMFTSCSPGWIKFVEQFYPELLPNVSTCKSPQQMMGAVIKTFFAKRENLDPKDIVSVSIMPCTAKKFECARPEMGRDYVPDVDYVLTTRELAELFRIKGVDPGTLEPEGADTPFGERSSAGKLFGASGGVMEAAVRSAFFLLTGDEMKEYRIQDLRGMKGSKELRVKVGDLEVGAAVVSSLGQARRLMDEIKAGRSDLHFVEVMTCPGGCINGGGQPLKADLESVKARMAALYTIDKTDTLRVSHRNSQVQRLYTEFLGKPLGHLSHQLLHTKYQKREVLQ, from the coding sequence ATGCTAGCCATTGAAGCGAACGGACAGAAACTGGAAGCCAAGAAGGGGGACACCATCCTGCAGGCGCTCAAGCGCGGCGGGATCCACGTCCCCACCATCTGCCACATGGAGGGCCTGCTGCCCTCGGGCACCTGCCGCATGTGCGTCGTGGAGGTGGAGGGCGCCCCCGGCCTCGTGCCGGCGTGCTCCTTCCCCGCGGCCGAGGGGATGAGGATCCACACCAGCACCCCCACGGTCCTGAAGACCCGCAAGGCCATCGTGGAGCTGCTGCTCTCGAACCACCCCGACGACTGCCTCTACTGCGCCCGGAACGGCAAGTGCGACCTGTCCGACCTGGCCCGGGAGCACGGCATCCGCAACCGGGTGTTCCGGGGCCTGCGCAAGCGCAAGGAGAAGGACATCTCCAGCCCCTCCATCGTGAGGGACCCCGAGAAGTGCATCCTCTGCGGCAAGTGCGTGCGGGTCTGCGAGGAGGTGCAGGGCGTCTCGGCCATCGACTTCATCAACCGCGGCTCCAAGGCCTTCGTGGGCACCGCCTTCGACGAAGGCATGAACGTGAGCTGCTGCATCAACTGCGGCCAGTGCATCCTGGTGTGCCCCACCGCCGCGCTCACCGAGCGCAGCTACGTGGACGAGGTCATGCGGGTGCTGGCCGACCCCGGCAAGACCGTGGTGGTGCAGCACGCCCCGGCCGTCTCGGTGTCCATCGCCGAGGAGTTCGGCTTCAAGCCGGGCACCGACATCGACGGCCAGATGGTGGCCGCCCTGCGCCGGGTGGGCTTCAAGCGCGTTTTCGACACGTCGTTCACCGCCGACCTCACCATCATGGAGGAGGGCAGCGAACTCATCCAGCGCATCACCGAGGGCGGCCCGCTGCCCATGTTCACCAGCTGCTCCCCGGGCTGGATCAAGTTCGTGGAGCAGTTCTACCCCGAGCTCCTGCCCAACGTCTCCACCTGCAAGAGCCCGCAGCAGATGATGGGCGCGGTGATCAAGACCTTCTTCGCGAAGCGCGAGAACCTGGATCCCAAGGACATCGTCAGCGTCTCGATCATGCCGTGCACCGCCAAGAAGTTCGAGTGCGCCCGGCCCGAGATGGGCCGGGACTACGTGCCCGACGTCGACTACGTGCTCACCACCCGGGAACTGGCCGAGCTCTTCCGCATCAAGGGCGTCGATCCCGGCACCCTGGAGCCCGAGGGCGCCGACACCCCCTTCGGGGAGCGCTCCAGCGCCGGCAAGCTCTTCGGGGCCTCGGGCGGCGTCATGGAGGCGGCGGTGCGCAGCGCCTTCTTCCTCCTCACGGGCGACGAGATGAAGGAGTACCGGATCCAGGACCTGCGGGGCATGAAGGGCAGCAAGGAGCTGCGGGTGAAGGTGGGCGACCTGGAAGTGGGCGCCGCCGTGGTCTCCAGCCTGGGCCAGGCGAGAAGGCTCATGGACGAGATCAAGGCCGGACGCAGCGACCTGCACTTCGTGGAGGTCATGACCTGCCCGGGCGGGTGCATCAACGGCGGCGGCCAGCCCCTCAAGGCCGACCTGGAGTCCGTGAAGGCCCGCATGGCCGCGCTCTACACCATCGACAAGACCGACACCCTGCGGGTCAGCCACCGCAACAGCCAGGTGCAGCGGCTCTACACGGAGTTCCTGGGCAAGCCCCTGGGCCACCTGAGCCACCAGCTGCTCCACACCAAGTACCAGAAACGCGAAGTCCTGCAATAG
- a CDS encoding redox-sensing transcriptional repressor Rex — MKLISGKIVERLARYRTFLTEQAPGHRTHLFSHEIAAAMRTADSQVRRDLMAIGTQGVPRHGYEVEALMEKLDLALCLDRTHAVAVVGAGHLGRALISFLEASRSTLCIKAAFDTDPAKCNRVHAGVKCHPMESLEAVIAREGITLAILCVPAASAQGAADQLVHAGVKGILNFAPVALRVPVNVALEELVITTYLEKLAYFTTHPSKERRNGRHEER, encoded by the coding sequence ATGAAGCTCATTTCGGGGAAGATCGTCGAGCGCCTGGCGCGCTACCGCACGTTCCTGACGGAACAGGCGCCGGGGCACCGCACCCACCTCTTCTCGCACGAGATCGCCGCGGCCATGCGCACGGCGGACTCCCAGGTGCGCCGGGACCTCATGGCCATCGGCACCCAGGGCGTCCCCCGCCACGGCTACGAGGTCGAGGCCCTCATGGAGAAGCTGGACCTGGCGCTGTGCCTGGACCGCACCCACGCGGTGGCGGTGGTGGGCGCCGGGCACCTGGGCCGGGCCCTCATCTCCTTCCTGGAGGCCAGCCGCTCCACCCTGTGCATCAAGGCGGCCTTCGACACCGACCCCGCCAAGTGCAACCGGGTCCACGCGGGCGTGAAGTGCCACCCCATGGAGTCCCTGGAGGCCGTCATCGCCCGGGAGGGCATCACGCTGGCCATCCTCTGCGTGCCCGCCGCAAGCGCCCAGGGGGCCGCGGACCAGCTGGTGCACGCGGGCGTGAAGGGGATCCTGAATTTCGCGCCGGTGGCCCTGCGGGTCCCGGTGAACGTCGCGCTGGAAGAACTCGTCATCACCACCTACCTGGAAAAGCTCGCCTACTTCACCACTCATCCCTCAAAGGAGCGCCGGAATGGCCGACATGAAGAGCGTTGA
- the hydG gene encoding [FeFe] hydrogenase H-cluster radical SAM maturase HydG, with protein sequence MSYDPRSSDPNDFIDHGEIESTLEGAVLQARDPKAVRAILDRAATFGGLTHREAAVLLNVEDPAILGEVFTLARHIKEHIYGRRIVMFAPLYLSDFCVNQCSYCGYNHDNPMPRRRLGQAELAEEIRVLEGLGHKRLALEVGEDPVNCPLDYVLECIATIYSLKFKNGAIRRVNVNIAATTEDDYRRLKDAGIGTYILFQETYHKPTYLAVHKGPKRNYEWHTGAHDRAMRAGIDDVGLGVLYGLFDWKYETVGMLMHAEHLEAALGVGPHTLSVPRIRAASGVSACDFPHLVSDEDFKKVVAVLRLATPYAGMILSTREPMGYREEVIALGISQVSAGSCTGVGGYAQTPKLGFEDAVPQFEPADHRSPTEVLKDLLRDGYVPSYCTACYREGRTGDRFMKLAKTGQIANVCQPNALLTLMEYIEDYGDPELRELGEHRIKEELATIPNPKAREAASNYLERIRAGERDLRF encoded by the coding sequence ATGTCCTACGATCCCCGTTCCTCCGATCCCAACGACTTCATCGACCATGGGGAGATCGAGTCCACCCTGGAAGGCGCCGTCCTGCAGGCCCGGGACCCCAAGGCCGTCCGCGCCATCCTGGACCGCGCCGCCACCTTCGGCGGCCTCACCCACCGGGAGGCCGCCGTCCTCCTGAACGTGGAGGACCCCGCCATCCTGGGCGAGGTCTTCACCCTGGCCCGGCACATCAAGGAGCACATCTACGGCCGGCGCATCGTGATGTTCGCGCCCCTCTACCTCTCCGACTTCTGCGTGAACCAGTGCAGCTACTGCGGCTACAACCACGACAACCCCATGCCGCGGCGCAGGCTGGGCCAGGCGGAGCTGGCCGAGGAGATCCGGGTGCTGGAGGGCCTCGGCCACAAGCGCCTGGCCCTGGAGGTGGGCGAGGACCCGGTGAACTGCCCCCTGGACTACGTGCTGGAGTGCATCGCGACCATCTATTCCCTCAAGTTCAAGAACGGCGCCATCCGCCGGGTGAACGTGAACATCGCGGCCACCACGGAGGACGACTACCGCCGGCTCAAGGACGCGGGCATCGGCACCTACATCCTCTTCCAGGAGACCTACCACAAGCCCACCTACCTGGCCGTGCACAAGGGCCCCAAGCGGAACTACGAGTGGCACACCGGCGCCCACGACCGCGCCATGAGGGCCGGTATCGACGACGTGGGCCTCGGCGTCCTCTACGGGCTCTTCGACTGGAAGTACGAGACGGTGGGCATGCTCATGCACGCCGAGCACCTGGAGGCGGCCCTGGGCGTGGGTCCCCACACCCTCTCCGTGCCCCGCATCCGCGCGGCGTCCGGCGTGTCCGCCTGCGACTTCCCCCACCTGGTCTCGGACGAGGACTTCAAGAAGGTCGTGGCCGTGCTCCGCCTGGCCACCCCCTACGCCGGCATGATCCTCTCCACCCGCGAGCCCATGGGCTACCGGGAGGAAGTGATCGCCCTGGGCATCTCCCAGGTGAGCGCCGGGTCCTGCACCGGGGTGGGCGGCTACGCCCAGACCCCCAAGCTGGGCTTCGAGGACGCCGTCCCCCAGTTCGAGCCCGCCGACCATCGCAGCCCCACCGAGGTGCTGAAGGACCTCCTGCGCGACGGCTACGTCCCCAGCTACTGCACCGCCTGCTACCGGGAAGGCAGGACCGGGGACCGCTTCATGAAGCTGGCCAAGACCGGCCAGATCGCCAACGTCTGCCAGCCCAACGCCCTGCTGACGCTCATGGAATACATCGAGGACTACGGCGACCCGGAACTAAGGGAGCTCGGAGAGCACAGGATCAAGGAGGAGCTGGCCACGATCCCCAACCCGAAGGCCCGGGAGGCCGCCAGCAACTACCTGGAAAGGATCCGGGCCGGAGAAAGGGACCTGCGGTTCTGA